A single region of the Psychrobacter alimentarius genome encodes:
- a CDS encoding metal-dependent hydrolase: MANFNTHLNTAFMVSGTLSLTVYKAGLVDDSGFLMCVALGTIGGLLPDLDSDNSTPIKLGFNITSFIFAFGLVMHWRSELSLLSLIVLWLAGYCFMRYTVFAVFTNMTVHRGVIHSVPYMAILGLGLTCLSYYVLQLPLTASWFYGLFLFGGALVHLLLDEVYSVNLSNMKMKRSSGTAMKFYQHKDKWWYLLIYTVLAMLLYLTPPFEPFWQQLRDPAPWAQLKVGILPDIVEDMLRERP, encoded by the coding sequence ATGGCAAATTTTAATACCCATTTAAACACCGCATTTATGGTGAGTGGTACGCTGAGTTTAACGGTTTATAAAGCAGGGTTGGTTGACGATTCAGGATTTTTGATGTGCGTGGCGCTGGGTACCATCGGCGGGCTCTTGCCCGATTTGGATTCCGATAACTCAACACCGATTAAACTTGGTTTTAACATCACTTCTTTTATTTTTGCTTTTGGTCTAGTTATGCATTGGCGCAGTGAGCTGAGTTTATTGTCGCTGATTGTTTTGTGGCTGGCTGGCTATTGTTTTATGCGTTATACCGTTTTTGCTGTTTTTACCAATATGACGGTGCATCGAGGCGTGATTCATTCTGTGCCTTATATGGCGATACTGGGACTTGGACTCACCTGTCTTAGCTATTATGTGTTGCAGCTTCCCCTGACTGCCAGCTGGTTTTATGGTTTGTTTTTATTTGGCGGTGCGCTGGTACATTTATTATTAGATGAAGTGTATAGCGTCAATTTATCCAACATGAAAATGAAGCGCTCATCCGGTACGGCGATGAAGTTTTATCAGCATAAAGATAAGTGGTGGTACTTATTAATCTATACCGTACTGGCTATGCTGCTGTATCTGACGCCGCCCTTTGAACCTTTTTGGCAACAGCTGCGAGATCCAGCACCGTGGGCACAATTAAAAGTGGGCATTTTGCCTGACATCGTAGAAGATATGCTGCGTGAGAGACCATGA